The sequence TGCTTTATCCAATACCTTTACAAATGGGGTTGCGTAGTTCTTTATTAAATATTCAAATTAACTTGAAAATATAAATGGCAGTTCTGCTTCATTAACTCACGGATATTTTTATGTAACGATTAATGAGTTTTTAAGAAGCATTATTAAATTTTACTTAAACCAAAAAAATCCGTCATACAATTTTATGTGACGGATTTTATTCGTTGAAATAAAATTTTCTATTACTAGAATTTGTAAGCTAAACCTAACTGAAATCCTCTGTTGGTATTGATGTTTTTCTGAGCATCATTTACTGCATCCGAATTGTTGGCAATATGAGTAAGACTATTTACATATCTCGCATTGATACCAAGATTAGGAGTGAAATAATATCCTAAACCAAGACCTAAACCAACGTTGAATTTTTTGATATCGTCTTTGTTGATGCTTTCTGATGACGATTGTGTCTGAGTAACCGTATTGCCTGCAGTTGTAGTTGCAATTGTTTGCTCACCTTTGTTTTTTCCGTCTACAAAATAACTAAACTCAGGACCTGCCTCAATATAAAAATTCTTTGATGGTTTCATCTGTAACATTAGTGGTACAGAAACATAATTTAGCGATGTTGTGAAATCTGTTTTTGTTCTTACACTTGTGGCACCGGTGATAATTTCCGTATCAGAAACTACACTTTTGGCTCCCATTTGATTGTATA comes from Chryseobacterium sp. 3008163 and encodes:
- a CDS encoding porin family protein, translating into MKKLFLGLAVVAGSFAFAQEVETISAQPQPLHVKEPVRFGIKGAATATQFSEQELNGKNQKIGFNAGVFVNIPLSEKFALQPEVLYNQMGAKSVVSDTEIITGATSVRTKTDFTTSLNYVSVPLMLQMKPSKNFYIEAGPEFSYFVDGKNKGEQTIATTTAGNTVTQTQSSSESINKDDIKKFNVGLGLGLGYYFTPNLGINARYVNSLTHIANNSDAVNDAQKNINTNRGFQLGLAYKF